One Equus asinus isolate D_3611 breed Donkey chromosome 26, EquAss-T2T_v2, whole genome shotgun sequence genomic window carries:
- the GPR4 gene encoding G-protein coupled receptor 4, translating into MGNRTWEGCHVDSRVDHLFPPSLYIFVIGVGLPTNCLALWAAYRQVRQRNELGVYLMNLSIADLLYICTLPLWVDYFLHHDNWIHGPGSCKLFGFVFYTNIYISIAFLCCISVDRYLAVAHPLRFARLRRVKTAVAVSSVVWATELGANSAPLFHDELFRDRYNHTFCFEKFPMEGWVAWMNLYRVFVGFLFPWALMLLSYRGILRAVRVSVSTERQEKAKIKRLALSLIAIVLVCFAPYHVLLLSRSAVYLGRPWDCGFEERVFSAYHSSLAFTSLNCVADPILYCLVNEGTRGDVANALHNLIRFLASDKPQEMANASLTLETPLASKRNNVAKAVAAGWAAAPLAQGDQVQLKMLPPAQ; encoded by the coding sequence ATGGGCAACCGCACGTGGGAGGGCTGCCATGTGGACTCACGTGTGGACCACCTCTTCCCGCCGTCCCTCTATATCTTTGTCATCGGGGTGGGGCTGCCCACCAACTGCCTGGCCCTGTGGGCCGCCTACCGCCAGGTGCGGCAACGCAACGAGCTGGGCGTGTACCTGATGAACCTCAGCATCGCCGACCTGCTGTACATCTGCACGCTGCCGCTGTGGGTGGACTACTTCCTGCACCACGACAACTGGATCCACGGCCCCGGCTCCTGCAAGCTCTTCGGGTTCGTCTTCTATACCAACATCTACATCAGCATCGCCTTCCTGTGCTGCATCTCCGTGGACCGCTACCTGGCCGTGGCCCACCCGCTGCGGTTTGCCCGCCTGCGCCGTGTCAAGACGGCCGTGGCCGTGAGCTCCGTGGTCTGGGCCACCGAGCTGGGTGCCAACTCGGCGCCCCTGTTCCATGACGAGCTCTTCCGGGACCGCTACAACCACACCTTCTGCTTCGAGAAGTTCCCCATGGAGGGCTGGGTGGCCTGGATGAACCTCTACCGCGTTTTCGTGGGCTTCCTCTTCCCGTGGGCCCTCATGCTGCTGTCCTACCGTGGCATCCTGCGGGCCGTGCGGGTCAGCGTGTCCACCGAGCGCCAGGAGAAGGCCAAGATCAAGCGGCTGGCCCTCAGCCTCATTGCCATCGTGCTGGTCTGCTTCGCGCCCTACCACGTGCTCCTGCTCTCGCGCAGCGCCGTCTACCTGGGCCGCCCCTGGGACTGCGGCTTCGAGGAGCGTGTCTTCTCCGCATATCACAGCTCGCTGGCCTTCACCAGCCTCAACTGCGTGGCTGACCCCATCCTCTACTGCCTCGTCAACGAGGGCACCCGCGGCGACGTGGCCAACGCCCTGCACAACCTCATCCGCTTCCTGGCCAGTGACAAGCCCCAGGAGATGGCCAACGCCTCCCTTACCCTGGAGACCCCACTCGCTTCCAAGAGGAACAATGTGGCCAAGGCCGTGGCGGCTGGCTGGGCGGCAGCTCCGCTGGCCCAGGGGGACCAGGTGCAGCTGAAGATGCTGCCGCCGGCACAGTGA